A window of Haloarcula sp. H-GB4 contains these coding sequences:
- a CDS encoding thioredoxin family protein, which yields MVSLDSESDVLGRGDEAPTFELPGADGATYSLSDFVDKDALLAVFTCNHCPYAKAKIGELNRLATEYDDLAVVGINANDPEEYPDDSFERMQELVERGEIQYDAYLFDESQGVAAAYGARCTPDPFLFQNDSGTFKLAYHGRLDDAPNPDDEPSEREMATHVETLLDGDQITAAEKPSRGCSIKWKPGNEPAYWNV from the coding sequence ATGGTTTCACTCGATTCGGAGTCCGACGTGCTCGGACGTGGGGACGAAGCACCGACGTTCGAACTGCCAGGAGCGGACGGGGCAACATACTCACTGTCGGATTTCGTGGACAAAGACGCACTACTGGCCGTGTTTACGTGCAACCACTGTCCATACGCGAAAGCGAAGATTGGTGAGCTAAACCGCCTCGCGACGGAATACGACGACCTTGCTGTCGTCGGGATCAATGCTAACGACCCCGAGGAGTACCCCGACGACTCCTTCGAGCGGATGCAGGAACTCGTCGAACGCGGGGAAATACAGTACGACGCGTATCTATTCGATGAGTCTCAGGGCGTCGCAGCCGCGTACGGCGCCCGCTGTACCCCCGACCCGTTCCTGTTCCAGAACGACAGTGGGACGTTCAAACTGGCGTACCACGGTCGCCTCGACGACGCACCGAACCCGGACGACGAACCAAGCGAGCGGGAGATGGCCACCCACGTCGAAACGTTGCTCGATGGCGACCAGATTACGGCGGCTGAGAAACCGTCCAGAGGGTGCTCGATAAAATGGAAGCCCGGTAACGAACCGGCCTACTGGAATGTCTGA
- a CDS encoding long-chain fatty acid--CoA ligase, with the protein MPGGSPQTLRPFLWRAETLYPDTEVVSRTHEGIVRRDYAESVERTAQLANAIEEAGYGDGERLGTFCWNHSRHFETYFGVPGTGAQLHTINPLLPDEHIQYIVSDAQDELIFVDESLLPKLEGAATDDPESFETVEQFVVMSESVPDTELDAVAYESFIADQPTEYDWPELEEDRPAGLCYTSGTTGRPKGVEYTQQMLWSHTMAIQSPQGIPLDDDDVMMPVVPMFHVNAWGLPFSATAGGAKHVYPGPQPEPADLAKLIEEEDVTVTAGVPTVWLGLMEYIKENDVDLSSLERLIVGGSAAPEAMIRFFDDRDVELVHAWGMTETAPVGAVASLRSDLEDADYQTQLDKRSKQGLITPGLEFRVIDDNGNEVPHNGEDFGELHIRGPWVTTEYFKRPEANEQEFEDGYLKTGDVVSVDEDGYIKIVDRAKDVIKSGGEWISSLELENELIAHDDVNEAAVIGVPHERWQERPLAMIVPTADADEETLGDELREYILDSYPKWWVPDNFVTIDEVPKTATGKFDKKSLRDEYADESLVEGRVPDDAAPE; encoded by the coding sequence ATGCCAGGAGGCAGCCCGCAAACTCTACGACCGTTCCTGTGGCGTGCAGAAACACTGTATCCGGACACAGAGGTCGTCTCTCGTACCCACGAGGGTATCGTCCGCCGCGACTACGCCGAATCTGTCGAACGGACGGCACAGTTAGCGAACGCGATCGAGGAAGCCGGCTATGGCGACGGCGAACGACTCGGGACGTTCTGTTGGAACCACAGCCGTCACTTCGAGACGTACTTCGGGGTACCCGGAACCGGTGCGCAGCTACACACTATCAATCCGCTCCTGCCCGACGAACACATTCAGTATATCGTCAGCGACGCACAGGATGAACTCATTTTCGTCGACGAGTCGCTCCTCCCGAAACTCGAGGGTGCCGCCACCGATGATCCCGAGTCCTTCGAGACGGTCGAGCAGTTCGTCGTCATGAGCGAGTCTGTTCCGGACACGGAGCTTGATGCCGTTGCCTACGAGTCGTTCATCGCCGACCAGCCGACGGAGTACGACTGGCCCGAACTGGAGGAGGACCGCCCCGCCGGTCTCTGTTACACGTCCGGCACGACTGGGCGGCCGAAAGGCGTCGAGTACACCCAGCAGATGCTGTGGAGCCACACAATGGCGATTCAATCACCACAGGGGATCCCACTCGACGACGACGACGTGATGATGCCTGTCGTCCCGATGTTCCACGTCAACGCGTGGGGACTCCCATTCTCAGCAACTGCCGGCGGGGCCAAGCACGTCTACCCCGGCCCACAGCCGGAGCCGGCGGACCTTGCGAAGCTCATCGAAGAGGAGGACGTCACCGTCACTGCCGGCGTCCCGACCGTCTGGCTGGGACTGATGGAGTACATCAAAGAGAACGATGTTGACCTCTCCTCGCTTGAGCGTCTCATCGTCGGCGGAAGCGCCGCACCGGAGGCGATGATCCGGTTCTTCGACGACCGCGACGTGGAACTTGTCCACGCCTGGGGGATGACCGAGACGGCCCCGGTGGGTGCGGTGGCGTCCCTGCGGAGCGACCTAGAGGACGCCGACTATCAGACGCAACTGGACAAGCGCTCGAAACAGGGACTCATCACGCCCGGGCTGGAGTTCCGTGTCATCGACGACAACGGCAACGAGGTCCCGCACAACGGCGAGGACTTCGGCGAACTCCACATCCGCGGGCCATGGGTAACGACAGAGTACTTCAAGCGACCGGAAGCAAACGAACAGGAGTTCGAGGACGGCTATCTGAAGACTGGCGACGTGGTGTCCGTCGACGAGGACGGCTACATTAAGATCGTCGACCGGGCAAAAGACGTTATCAAGAGCGGCGGGGAGTGGATCTCTTCGCTCGAACTGGAAAACGAACTGATAGCCCACGACGACGTGAACGAAGCGGCAGTCATCGGTGTCCCCCACGAGCGCTGGCAGGAGCGCCCGCTCGCCATGATCGTTCCGACGGCCGACGCCGACGAGGAGACGCTTGGCGATGAACTCCGGGAGTACATTCTCGACTCCTACCCCAAGTGGTGGGTCCCGGATAACTTCGTCACTATCGACGAGGTCCCGAAGACGGCAACTGGAAAGTTTGACAAAAAGTCGCTCCGCGACGAGTACGCCGACGAATCGCTCGTCGAGGGCCGCGTCCCTGACGACGCCGCGCCGGAATAG
- a CDS encoding chemotaxis protein CheC encodes MSLMIDIRKLGLFNQMAKEGGNTVANHLSQMTGMETEMEITKINFIDIPDIKTHVGDEKQIGISIEMVEKPHGHILFLFNAASAKDLATGMIGDMGETDPNASGFTDMERSAIQEIGNIMTSGFIDGWANVLDTTIDISTPNFTFGPGSGMVDQLVGDRENEMALMFDSRVHALESDINVKVYTFPELEELVDLMQEIEV; translated from the coding sequence ATGAGTCTGATGATAGATATTCGGAAGCTCGGGTTGTTCAATCAGATGGCTAAAGAAGGCGGTAACACCGTTGCGAACCACCTTAGCCAGATGACTGGGATGGAGACAGAGATGGAGATCACGAAGATCAACTTCATCGATATCCCGGATATCAAAACACACGTCGGCGACGAGAAACAGATCGGTATCAGTATCGAAATGGTCGAAAAGCCCCACGGGCACATCCTGTTCCTGTTCAACGCCGCCAGTGCGAAGGACCTCGCCACCGGGATGATCGGCGACATGGGTGAGACAGACCCCAACGCGAGCGGCTTCACCGACATGGAACGCTCGGCGATTCAGGAGATCGGCAACATCATGACCAGCGGCTTCATCGACGGCTGGGCGAACGTCCTCGATACCACCATCGACATCTCAACGCCGAACTTCACGTTCGGCCCGGGGAGTGGGATGGTGGACCAGCTCGTCGGCGACCGAGAGAACGAGATGGCGCTGATGTTCGACTCCCGTGTCCACGCACTGGAATCCGACATCAACGTGAAGGTGTACACATTTCCGGAACTCGAAGAGCTGGTCGACCTGATGCAGGAAATCGAAGTGTAA
- a CDS encoding type II secretion system F family protein, producing MSLDTPSQQQVGSGGALGDTFYPAYQMVFDDEGDFVNSVENKLAEARMADNVEMFLARALAVGVIAGLALWLVGTFLGYLLVQLLFAGGEAPTLIGIPVSEGVSEILTMLKLPFLVIVTGFVFGAIGFGIGFGSLVSIPYFRASAREREINVLLSDSISFMYALSVGGLNQLEILQSMGKAEDTYGEVAKEFQSIVLETEYFDTDYRTAVRNQALQTPSDELSQFLTDMLSIINSGGDMTSFLEDQKEKHMRTARQEQEKMLETLELFGEMYMTLSLFPLLLIIILVIMSMMGNAQQSLIYGTVYGLIPLTGLGFLVLVSTVTQDSIGDGYLRSSPGEKELVVDEGVGVFNLGLIESYTGTYSVFDRIKSREGTHELLAILTRPDLFFRDHPLLVLWLTVPLSILAVVAAIVIGWAPLSLDGMIAVPVRSTFFWVYVPMYLNFIPLMIFYEWNQRSRKAIIGKLSENLRKLASANDTGMTLLESVKVVSETSSGKLSEEFETIHAKVNYGTSLKDALREFNNKYNVPRLARTVKLIAEAQEASSQIQDVLSTAAQASENQDDIERERKSRTRMQTVIILMTYLTLLGVMALLKTQFLDVMSGLATQASGSSSSSAPGGGFGGSVDTELLSMLFFHAVTLQALLSSFIAGYIREVKLVAGVKFAVVLSTIALVVWIAVG from the coding sequence ATGAGCCTCGATACACCGAGTCAGCAACAGGTCGGCAGCGGCGGTGCGCTCGGTGACACGTTCTACCCGGCGTACCAGATGGTGTTCGACGACGAGGGCGACTTCGTAAACAGCGTCGAGAACAAACTCGCGGAGGCCCGGATGGCCGACAACGTTGAGATGTTCCTCGCACGCGCACTTGCGGTCGGTGTCATCGCCGGCTTGGCGCTGTGGCTCGTCGGCACGTTCCTCGGGTATCTGCTGGTCCAGTTGCTGTTTGCCGGTGGGGAAGCGCCGACGCTCATCGGGATTCCGGTATCCGAGGGCGTCTCAGAGATTCTCACCATGCTGAAACTCCCATTTCTCGTTATCGTGACCGGCTTCGTCTTCGGCGCCATTGGATTCGGTATTGGGTTTGGGTCGCTGGTCTCGATTCCGTACTTCCGCGCGAGCGCGCGCGAGCGCGAAATCAACGTCCTACTTTCCGACTCGATTTCGTTCATGTATGCGCTGTCCGTGGGTGGGCTCAACCAACTTGAAATTCTGCAGTCGATGGGGAAGGCCGAAGACACGTACGGTGAGGTTGCAAAAGAGTTCCAGTCTATTGTGCTGGAGACGGAGTATTTTGATACCGACTACCGGACCGCTGTCCGGAACCAGGCGCTCCAGACACCCTCAGACGAACTGTCCCAGTTCCTGACGGATATGCTCTCTATCATTAATTCCGGCGGGGACATGACCTCCTTCCTTGAAGACCAGAAGGAAAAACACATGCGAACCGCCCGGCAGGAACAGGAGAAGATGCTGGAGACGCTGGAACTGTTCGGCGAGATGTACATGACGCTCTCGCTGTTCCCACTGCTTCTCATCATCATTCTGGTCATCATGTCGATGATGGGGAACGCACAGCAATCGCTTATCTACGGGACCGTATACGGGCTGATTCCCCTGACCGGCCTGGGCTTTCTCGTCCTCGTTTCGACTGTTACACAGGACTCAATCGGGGACGGCTATCTGCGCTCAAGCCCCGGCGAGAAGGAACTCGTTGTCGACGAAGGTGTCGGCGTGTTCAACCTCGGGCTCATCGAGAGCTACACGGGAACCTACAGCGTCTTCGACCGGATCAAGAGTCGGGAGGGGACCCACGAACTCCTCGCCATCCTCACACGGCCTGACCTGTTCTTCCGTGACCATCCGCTGTTGGTGCTGTGGCTGACGGTGCCGCTGTCAATCCTTGCCGTCGTCGCAGCTATCGTCATCGGCTGGGCCCCGTTATCGCTGGACGGGATGATCGCTGTCCCGGTTCGCTCGACGTTCTTCTGGGTGTATGTCCCGATGTACCTCAACTTCATTCCGCTGATGATTTTCTACGAGTGGAACCAGCGCTCTCGGAAAGCAATCATCGGGAAACTTTCCGAAAACCTCCGGAAGCTCGCATCAGCCAACGACACCGGGATGACGTTGCTAGAGTCGGTCAAGGTGGTCTCCGAGACGTCCTCCGGAAAGCTCTCCGAGGAGTTCGAGACCATCCACGCAAAGGTCAACTACGGAACGAGCCTGAAAGACGCGCTCCGGGAATTTAACAACAAGTACAACGTCCCACGACTGGCACGGACAGTCAAGCTCATCGCAGAGGCACAGGAAGCCTCCAGCCAGATTCAGGACGTGCTCTCGACGGCTGCCCAGGCCTCGGAGAATCAAGACGACATCGAACGGGAGCGAAAGTCCCGGACGCGGATGCAGACGGTCATCATCCTGATGACGTACCTGACGTTGCTCGGCGTGATGGCGTTGCTGAAGACACAGTTCCTCGATGTGATGTCGGGACTGGCGACGCAGGCCTCCGGGTCAAGTAGTTCGAGCGCGCCAGGCGGTGGATTCGGCGGCAGCGTCGACACGGAACTGCTGTCGATGCTGTTCTTCCACGCAGTGACGCTGCAGGCGTTGCTGTCGTCGTTTATCGCTGGCTACATTCGGGAAGTGAAGCTCGTCGCAGGCGTCAAGTTCGCAGTCGTCCTGTCGACGATTGCACTGGTGGTGTGGATTGCCGTGGGATAG
- a CDS encoding Lrp/AsnC family transcriptional regulator: MSSRREILDLLRENARYTTEDIARLTDYSESEVAETIDEFEEAGIIRGYQAVVDWNAVESDEERVRATVELNVTLDRETSYDDISDRIAKFPEVTSLRLVSGDYDFDLEVEGDSMREVSHFISDKIAPIPEITQTVTHYIMESYKEQGMEFDDHDDDDRLSVSP; encoded by the coding sequence ATGAGCAGTCGCCGCGAGATACTCGACCTGCTACGAGAGAACGCTCGCTACACGACCGAGGACATCGCTCGGTTGACCGATTACTCCGAGAGCGAGGTAGCCGAGACCATTGACGAATTCGAGGAGGCAGGTATCATTCGCGGCTACCAAGCAGTCGTCGACTGGAACGCGGTCGAGAGCGACGAGGAACGCGTTCGTGCAACTGTCGAACTTAACGTCACGCTGGATCGTGAAACCAGCTACGACGATATCTCTGACCGGATCGCGAAGTTCCCGGAAGTGACTTCGCTGCGCCTCGTCAGCGGTGACTACGACTTCGACCTGGAGGTTGAGGGCGATTCGATGCGCGAAGTGTCGCATTTCATCAGCGACAAAATCGCGCCGATCCCCGAGATTACGCAGACGGTAACCCACTATATCATGGAGTCGTACAAGGAGCAGGGGATGGAGTTTGACGATCACGACGACGACGACCGGCTGTCTGTCTCACCATGA
- a CDS encoding O-methyltransferase yields MDETPLPRVTEQFARTLTPTSDAIIDEMDAKADREGFPTVGPAVGGWLRLVARMVDADRVFEFGSGFGYSAYWMAPAVSDDGQIVLTEIDADELEEAREFLDRGGFAARATFEHGDAIETVENYDGPFDVVLIDNEKHRYVEAFEAVRAKVPVGGAVIADNMIEAGPLEFEAVQALLAGEDIDANETSRGIAAYLERVGDDPAFETGLLPLGEGVAVSVRVE; encoded by the coding sequence ATGGACGAAACCCCGCTCCCGAGAGTGACAGAGCAGTTCGCCCGTACACTGACGCCAACCAGCGATGCAATCATAGATGAGATGGACGCCAAAGCCGACCGAGAAGGATTTCCGACAGTCGGTCCCGCAGTCGGCGGGTGGCTCCGCCTCGTCGCCCGGATGGTCGACGCCGACCGCGTCTTCGAGTTTGGCTCCGGCTTCGGCTACTCTGCGTACTGGATGGCCCCTGCCGTCTCCGACGATGGACAGATTGTTCTGACCGAGATCGACGCCGACGAACTCGAAGAAGCCCGCGAGTTCCTCGACCGCGGCGGGTTCGCCGCACGGGCCACATTCGAGCACGGTGACGCAATCGAAACCGTCGAGAACTACGACGGCCCGTTCGACGTGGTGCTCATCGACAACGAGAAACACCGTTACGTGGAGGCCTTTGAGGCAGTCCGGGCGAAAGTACCGGTCGGTGGGGCCGTGATCGCTGACAACATGATCGAGGCCGGGCCGCTGGAGTTCGAGGCGGTACAGGCGTTGCTGGCTGGCGAGGACATCGACGCCAACGAAACAAGTCGCGGTATCGCTGCGTATCTCGAACGCGTCGGCGACGACCCGGCGTTCGAGACAGGACTGTTACCGCTCGGTGAGGGCGTTGCTGTGAGCGTCCGTGTGGAGTGA
- a CDS encoding translation initiation factor eIF-1A, translated as MSDDSGRRNLRMPTNDEMFAVVTEHLGGNHVRIRCEDGETRLGRIPGRMKFRTWINEDDIVLAEPWDWQDEKANIEWRYKGQDADQLRSEGHIDSLTA; from the coding sequence GTGAGCGACGATTCAGGGCGGCGGAATCTCCGCATGCCTACAAACGACGAGATGTTTGCAGTGGTAACAGAGCACCTTGGCGGGAACCACGTCCGCATTCGCTGTGAGGACGGCGAAACCCGGCTTGGCCGGATTCCAGGTCGGATGAAGTTCCGGACCTGGATTAACGAGGATGACATCGTTCTCGCCGAACCGTGGGACTGGCAAGACGAGAAGGCCAACATCGAATGGCGCTACAAGGGGCAAGACGCCGACCAGCTCCGTTCGGAAGGCCACATTGACTCGCTGACCGCCTAA
- a CDS encoding pyridoxal phosphate-dependent aminotransferase, producing MTFEPADRVDSVPPSGIRRFFELAEEMDDIISLGVGEPDFSAPWSAREAAIASLERGQTSYTANRGKRELRERIADYEAATHNLQYDPDEEILVTAGASEGLDLAFRALLNPGDSIAIAQPCYVSYVPGATFAGIDVIDVPTRAEDEFKLTREVLESSGAAEADALVYCFPNNPTGATMTAEEMADVAAFCRENDLLVFADEIYADLTYEHDHTSIATLPGMRERTVVFNGFSKAFAMTGFRLGYAMAPPKAIEAMNRIHQYSMLSAPTTAQHAAIEALDNCRAEVTEMAAQYDRRRKYVLTRFEEMGLDCFPAAGAFYAFPECPWDDAGEFAESLLQEKRVAVVPGTAFGEGGSGHLRVSYATGLDDLKEAMARIESFLD from the coding sequence ATGACGTTCGAGCCAGCAGACAGAGTCGACAGCGTGCCGCCCTCGGGCATCCGACGGTTCTTTGAACTGGCCGAGGAGATGGACGACATCATCTCTCTCGGGGTCGGCGAACCGGATTTCTCGGCCCCGTGGTCGGCTCGTGAAGCCGCTATCGCGTCGCTTGAACGCGGCCAGACCTCCTACACCGCCAACCGCGGGAAACGGGAGCTCCGAGAACGCATCGCGGACTACGAAGCGGCGACGCACAACCTGCAGTACGACCCTGATGAGGAAATCCTCGTCACGGCGGGTGCGAGCGAGGGTTTGGATCTCGCGTTTCGGGCACTGCTAAACCCCGGCGACTCAATCGCTATCGCCCAGCCCTGCTACGTCTCGTATGTCCCTGGTGCGACGTTCGCCGGCATCGACGTTATCGACGTTCCGACACGCGCAGAGGACGAGTTCAAGCTCACCCGAGAAGTGCTGGAATCGTCCGGTGCGGCGGAGGCTGACGCGCTCGTGTACTGTTTCCCGAACAACCCGACCGGAGCGACGATGACAGCCGAGGAGATGGCGGATGTTGCGGCCTTTTGCCGCGAAAACGATCTCCTCGTGTTCGCCGACGAGATCTACGCCGACCTCACGTATGAACACGATCACACGTCTATCGCTACCCTCCCTGGGATGCGTGAGCGGACCGTCGTGTTCAATGGCTTCTCGAAGGCGTTCGCGATGACAGGGTTCAGACTGGGGTACGCGATGGCCCCGCCGAAGGCCATTGAGGCGATGAACCGAATCCATCAGTATTCGATGCTCTCGGCCCCGACGACAGCCCAGCACGCCGCTATCGAGGCGCTCGACAACTGCCGCGCCGAGGTCACGGAGATGGCCGCGCAGTACGACCGCCGACGGAAGTACGTCCTCACGCGCTTCGAAGAGATGGGACTTGACTGCTTCCCAGCGGCCGGAGCGTTCTACGCGTTCCCGGAATGCCCCTGGGACGATGCCGGTGAGTTCGCCGAGAGTTTGCTTCAGGAAAAACGGGTCGCGGTAGTCCCCGGAACCGCATTCGGTGAGGGTGGGTCAGGCCACCTGCGAGTGTCCTACGCCACGGGTCTCGACGATCTCAAAGAGGCGATGGCTCGGATTGAGTCGTTCCTTGATTGA
- a CDS encoding UPF0058 family protein — MKKQELIHLHSLLAQVQHHYEHEADTSVEHDLYADLGVKPTSIHKSKTDHKEAVFALASGLTDAMAEEADEPQALTAD, encoded by the coding sequence ATGAAGAAGCAAGAACTCATTCACCTTCACAGTCTTCTCGCGCAGGTACAACACCACTACGAACACGAAGCGGACACAAGTGTTGAGCACGATCTGTACGCTGACCTTGGTGTCAAACCGACATCGATTCACAAATCAAAGACAGATCACAAGGAAGCAGTATTTGCGCTCGCTTCCGGGCTGACAGATGCGATGGCCGAGGAAGCTGACGAACCGCAGGCGTTGACTGCCGACTGA
- a CDS encoding type II/IV secretion system ATPase subunit, with protein sequence MAIDDTGGGESEQVNSGGALTDEPVRVGEYTWDDLRREVHDGGRFDRSVYLGFEPRELSQRLEDAASAGKTLQAPFEAYLDPTTTPVAKDIYTWEHFKQEYYYKDGSLPRDSDGEVIPFDASEYLNFDPEHTENKLSAAEDIASELHEYVDQNTVDVNPELDEDEFFSTRDGHTTVVNRYDLEKAVPQSKKSHFNELERYWVNKPYACVIIFHSRKENEKKYYVIEPYLTDIEIDLREFLSGKLKTAIKYSEDDVIVQGTDADRAQVIQREAEQLLSRYDLYNGSVSSSGEESVLGQVKELFGLDEETQSETAGQLSGISTRPEPSILQDDDPKLNEYQVEKLLYMLKRDFVGYARIDGVKHDINVEDISCDGYNSRVFVYHTDYEQIISNVEHGKGELDDFVVKLAQRSGKGISKRQPQVDATLPDGSRAQLTLGREVSDHGTNYTIRQFKDVPFTPIDLINWNTFSLDEMAFLWLCIENNKSLIFAGGTASGKTTSLNAVSLFIPSNSKIVSIEDTREVELPQRNWVASVTRPSFGEDDKGDVDEFDLLEAALRQRPDYIVMGEIRGEEGRTLFQVMSTGHTTYTTFHADSVGEVIKRFTTEPINVSKTLFTALDLVSIQTQTRVDGNKVRRNKSLTEINEYSAENDEINVRDVYEWRAETDEYIQMGNSNTLEEIKFDRGWTQEKLDEELFKRKVVLAYLIEKGLNTYTQVAATIQAFINDPDTILTLIANDQLELSLEDLREMESVKIDIDPEKEEMVPRPDAPPEMVEETKQVLDNAQPLFNTYKSRETPDIVSALMDDSDESADEDSIDFGQFVPKAGAEADSE encoded by the coding sequence ATGGCTATCGATGATACTGGGGGAGGTGAGTCAGAGCAGGTCAACAGTGGGGGGGCCCTGACTGACGAGCCTGTACGGGTCGGCGAATACACATGGGACGATCTCCGGCGAGAGGTACACGATGGGGGGCGGTTCGACCGAAGTGTGTACCTCGGATTCGAGCCGAGAGAACTCAGTCAGCGACTCGAAGACGCGGCGAGTGCGGGTAAAACACTGCAAGCGCCGTTCGAAGCGTATCTCGACCCAACCACGACACCAGTCGCGAAAGACATCTACACGTGGGAGCATTTCAAACAGGAGTACTATTATAAGGACGGTAGTCTCCCCCGTGACAGTGACGGTGAAGTCATCCCGTTTGATGCAAGCGAGTACCTGAACTTCGACCCCGAACACACGGAAAACAAGCTGTCTGCCGCCGAAGATATCGCCAGTGAACTGCACGAGTACGTCGATCAAAACACCGTCGACGTGAACCCGGAGCTGGACGAAGACGAGTTCTTCTCGACACGGGATGGCCACACAACCGTCGTCAACCGCTACGATCTGGAAAAAGCCGTTCCCCAGTCGAAGAAATCTCATTTCAACGAACTGGAGCGGTACTGGGTCAACAAGCCATACGCCTGCGTTATCATCTTCCATTCACGGAAAGAGAACGAGAAGAAATACTACGTCATTGAGCCGTATCTCACAGATATCGAGATCGACCTTCGGGAGTTTCTCTCGGGCAAACTCAAGACCGCAATCAAGTATTCTGAGGACGACGTGATCGTTCAGGGGACTGACGCTGACCGGGCACAGGTTATCCAGCGGGAGGCCGAACAACTCCTCTCGCGATACGACCTCTACAACGGCTCAGTATCCAGTAGCGGCGAAGAGAGCGTTCTCGGACAGGTCAAGGAACTGTTCGGACTGGACGAGGAAACACAAAGTGAAACTGCAGGACAACTCTCCGGCATTTCGACACGTCCCGAACCGTCTATCCTCCAAGACGACGACCCGAAGCTAAACGAGTATCAGGTTGAGAAGCTGCTGTATATGCTCAAGCGGGACTTCGTTGGCTACGCCCGCATCGACGGCGTCAAACACGACATCAACGTAGAGGACATTTCCTGTGACGGGTATAACTCTCGGGTATTCGTCTATCACACCGACTACGAGCAGATTATCTCGAACGTCGAACACGGCAAAGGGGAACTCGACGACTTCGTCGTGAAGCTCGCACAGCGGTCCGGGAAGGGTATCTCGAAGCGTCAGCCACAGGTCGATGCGACGCTCCCGGACGGGTCACGTGCCCAGTTGACACTGGGTCGGGAGGTGTCCGACCACGGGACAAACTACACTATCCGGCAGTTCAAGGATGTCCCCTTTACGCCGATCGATCTCATCAACTGGAACACGTTTTCGCTGGACGAGATGGCGTTCCTCTGGCTCTGTATCGAGAACAACAAGAGCCTCATCTTCGCTGGCGGTACCGCCTCGGGGAAGACGACCAGCCTGAACGCTGTCTCGCTGTTCATCCCATCAAACTCCAAGATTGTCTCCATCGAGGACACACGCGAGGTCGAACTGCCACAGCGGAACTGGGTGGCAAGCGTCACACGTCCCTCTTTCGGTGAGGACGACAAGGGTGATGTCGACGAGTTCGACCTGCTGGAGGCCGCGCTACGTCAGCGTCCGGATTACATCGTCATGGGTGAGATCCGTGGTGAGGAAGGCCGGACGCTGTTCCAGGTCATGTCGACTGGGCACACCACCTACACTACCTTCCACGCCGACTCAGTCGGCGAGGTCATCAAGCGGTTCACCACCGAACCGATCAATGTCTCGAAGACGCTGTTTACGGCGCTGGATCTGGTGTCGATTCAGACCCAGACCCGGGTCGACGGCAACAAGGTTCGCCGAAACAAGTCCCTGACTGAAATCAACGAATACTCCGCCGAGAACGACGAAATCAACGTCCGGGACGTGTACGAGTGGCGAGCCGAGACGGATGAGTACATCCAGATGGGGAACTCGAACACACTTGAAGAGATCAAGTTCGACCGCGGCTGGACCCAGGAGAAACTCGATGAGGAGCTGTTCAAGCGCAAGGTCGTACTCGCGTACCTCATCGAGAAGGGGCTGAACACCTACACGCAGGTCGCGGCGACCATCCAAGCGTTCATCAACGACCCCGACACCATTCTCACGCTCATTGCCAACGACCAGCTCGAACTGTCACTTGAGGACCTCCGGGAGATGGAATCTGTCAAGATCGATATCGACCCGGAAAAAGAGGAGATGGTACCCAGACCGGACGCGCCGCCGGAAATGGTCGAGGAGACCAAGCAGGTGCTTGACAACGCCCAACCACTGTTCAACACCTACAAGAGCCGCGAAACGCCGGATATTGTCTCAGCGTTGATGGACGATTCCGATGAGAGCGCTGACGAGGACAGCATCGACTTCGGCCAGTTCGTTCCGAAGGCTGGTGCGGAGGCAGATAGCGAATGA